From the Acinetobacter wanghuae genome, one window contains:
- a CDS encoding P22 phage major capsid protein family protein, translating to MATSFTKQEQVMFDDVIEGFEDLLVIAKGAELYDPMTAQEAVNARDKFWIPAPMIGASYDGFDQTANFDGLTQLNVPASIGYHKSVPKTLSSKNLRNAYAMDQFGKAAKQKLASDVNTALFRTAALFGSIVSKRTGAATGYDDVADIDTRMTRIGVPADGRMAFYSPSAMNAMAGNLASRSEDTARSKNAYEKAMIRHDVAGFEVFKNDQEVRLTAAAGGATTVNGANQRTIPAATTTSAGLEENKDNRYTDLVVTAVGYADIQVGDAFTIAGVNEVHLITKQDTGSLKTFRVVDKPAANTLRIYPAIIDPTEGSIASKEYANVTNAPATGAALTWLNTVAAPLNPFFRKESLILIPGTFAVEADDGWQVMRATTDLGIGITYTRQGNINDLSCKARWDIDFGTALLNPEMAGVQLFNQT from the coding sequence ATGGCTACAAGCTTTACTAAACAAGAACAGGTCATGTTTGATGATGTGATCGAAGGTTTTGAAGACCTACTTGTTATTGCAAAAGGGGCTGAACTTTACGACCCAATGACTGCTCAAGAAGCGGTGAATGCGCGTGATAAGTTCTGGATCCCTGCACCAATGATCGGTGCGTCTTACGATGGTTTCGACCAGACTGCCAATTTTGACGGACTGACTCAGTTAAACGTTCCGGCATCAATTGGTTATCACAAATCAGTACCTAAAACCCTTTCCTCTAAAAACCTGCGTAATGCTTATGCGATGGATCAATTTGGTAAAGCAGCAAAACAAAAGCTTGCCTCTGATGTGAATACCGCATTGTTCCGTACTGCAGCGCTGTTTGGCTCTATCGTGTCAAAGCGTACCGGTGCAGCAACCGGTTATGATGATGTTGCTGACATTGATACTCGCATGACGCGTATTGGCGTTCCTGCTGATGGTCGTATGGCGTTCTATTCACCTTCAGCTATGAATGCAATGGCGGGTAATTTAGCGAGCCGCTCTGAAGATACTGCGCGCTCTAAAAATGCTTATGAAAAAGCCATGATTCGTCATGATGTGGCTGGTTTTGAAGTGTTTAAAAACGATCAGGAAGTTCGTTTAACTGCGGCAGCTGGTGGTGCTACAACTGTGAATGGTGCAAACCAGCGCACCATTCCGGCCGCAACCACAACTTCAGCAGGTCTCGAAGAAAACAAAGACAATCGTTATACAGATCTGGTTGTAACTGCAGTTGGCTATGCCGACATTCAAGTTGGCGATGCTTTCACTATTGCGGGCGTGAATGAGGTTCACTTGATCACCAAGCAAGACACCGGATCGCTTAAAACCTTCCGTGTGGTGGACAAGCCGGCAGCAAACACACTTCGTATTTATCCTGCGATTATCGACCCAACTGAGGGCTCTATCGCTTCAAAAGAATATGCGAACGTGACCAATGCCCCGGCGACTGGCGCAGCATTGACTTGGTTGAATACTGTTGCTGCACCACTTAACCCATTCTTCCGCAAAGAAAGCCTGATCTTGATTCCGGGTACTTTTGCTGTTGAAGCGGACGACGGCTGGCAGGTAATGCGTGCGACTACTGATCTTGGTATCGGTATCACATACACCCGCCAAGGCAACATCAACGACCTTTCATGTAAAGCGCGTTGGGATATTGACTTCGGTACTGCACTGCTCAACCCAGAAATGGCTGGCGTTCAGTTGTTCAATCAAACCTAA
- a CDS encoding packaged DNA stabilization gp4 family protein: MSWTKRQIVEQALEELGLASYVFDMQPEQVESAKRKLDSMMALWDSKDIRFGYPLSGDANSGDLDQETFIPDYAVEAIVLNLAIRLAGAFGKVVPVETKAMAKDAFETIQLAMLSNPPRVQLDPSLPRGAGHKSTCHPFIEKTCTKTVFAPDTSVSFSNE, encoded by the coding sequence ATGTCCTGGACTAAAAGACAAATTGTTGAGCAGGCACTTGAGGAACTAGGACTTGCATCTTATGTGTTTGATATGCAGCCAGAGCAGGTTGAAAGCGCTAAACGCAAGCTCGATTCAATGATGGCGCTATGGGATAGCAAAGACATTCGTTTTGGCTACCCATTGTCAGGTGATGCCAATAGTGGTGACTTGGATCAGGAAACCTTTATCCCGGATTATGCGGTTGAGGCGATTGTTCTGAATTTAGCAATCCGATTGGCTGGCGCATTCGGAAAGGTGGTTCCAGTCGAAACCAAGGCTATGGCTAAAGACGCTTTTGAAACCATTCAATTGGCAATGCTGAGCAATCCACCGCGTGTGCAGCTTGATCCATCGTTACCGCGTGGCGCTGGACACAAATCAACATGTCACCCATTTATCGAAAAGACATGCACCAAAACCGTTTTTGCACCAGATACATCAGTGAGTTTTTCCAATGAATAA
- a CDS encoding packaged DNA stabilization protein has translation MQIPILDGIYTDNNSDFRTAYPVNLIPVPKGQGISAGYLRPAEGINHVADLPGVDRGGIVWRGEHYRVCGTKFVKISASGQVIEIGSVQSGGLCSFDYSFDYLAINAGDALYLYNGTLKQVTDSNLGAVHDVIWVDGYFMTSDSDNIVITELNNPFEVNPLKYGSSEVDPDPIVGLIKLRNEVYVLNRHTIEVFDNVGGEFFPFQRIDGAQTTKGALSKNTACVYMDAIAMLGGGRNEAITVYISSAGSAQKIATREVEQILSNYTESQLTKCLVESRQIDGHSWLYIHLPDQTLVYDSVASQTTGQPTWFILNSGGGYKARNMTHAHNRWFVGHTAEAKLGVLTDQSGEHWGEVVEWQFGTAIVYNESSGAIFHQLELVALTGRNAFNKETRIYTQYSVDGIEWSMPKFISAGKRGERTKRLVWFQQGYMQNWRIQRFTGTSAARLSIARLEAKVEPLGV, from the coding sequence ATGCAAATCCCTATTTTGGATGGAATCTACACTGACAATAACTCTGATTTTCGCACAGCCTATCCGGTGAATCTGATTCCAGTTCCAAAAGGACAGGGGATTTCAGCAGGATATTTAAGACCAGCCGAGGGTATTAATCATGTTGCTGATCTGCCTGGTGTAGATCGTGGTGGCATTGTTTGGCGTGGCGAGCACTATCGAGTTTGCGGCACTAAGTTTGTAAAAATCTCAGCATCTGGTCAGGTTATAGAAATTGGTAGCGTGCAATCAGGTGGACTGTGCTCATTTGACTACTCATTTGATTATTTAGCTATTAATGCAGGAGATGCCTTGTACTTATACAACGGCACACTCAAGCAAGTCACTGATTCCAATCTGGGCGCTGTGCATGATGTGATCTGGGTAGATGGTTATTTCATGACAAGCGATAGCGACAATATTGTGATCACTGAGCTCAATAACCCATTTGAAGTGAATCCGCTTAAATATGGTTCCTCAGAAGTCGATCCCGATCCAATTGTTGGTCTAATTAAACTTCGTAATGAAGTCTATGTACTGAACCGTCACACGATTGAGGTGTTTGATAACGTCGGTGGTGAGTTTTTTCCATTCCAGCGCATTGATGGTGCTCAAACCACTAAAGGCGCGCTGAGCAAAAATACTGCATGTGTTTACATGGATGCAATCGCTATGCTTGGTGGTGGGCGAAATGAAGCTATCACGGTTTATATTTCATCTGCTGGTTCTGCGCAAAAGATTGCAACACGTGAAGTTGAGCAGATTCTTTCAAACTACACAGAAAGCCAATTAACTAAATGTCTGGTGGAATCGCGTCAGATTGATGGGCATTCGTGGTTATACATCCATCTACCAGATCAAACTTTGGTTTATGATTCAGTTGCATCGCAAACAACTGGCCAGCCAACTTGGTTTATTTTAAATAGTGGTGGCGGCTATAAAGCTCGAAACATGACGCATGCCCATAACAGATGGTTTGTTGGTCACACAGCAGAAGCAAAGCTTGGTGTGCTCACGGATCAGTCTGGTGAGCATTGGGGTGAGGTTGTCGAGTGGCAGTTTGGCACGGCGATTGTTTATAACGAGTCCAGCGGTGCAATCTTTCATCAACTTGAATTGGTGGCTCTAACTGGTCGTAATGCCTTCAATAAAGAAACCCGTATTTACACGCAGTATTCAGTTGATGGTATTGAATGGTCTATGCCGAAGTTTATCAGCGCTGGCAAGCGTGGAGAGCGCACAAAGCGTCTTGTATGGTTCCAACAAGGCTATATGCAAAACTGGCGCATACAGCGATTTACAGGCACATCAGCAGCGCGACTATCCATTGCACGCCTAGAAGCAAAAGTGGAGCCACTGGGGGTTTAA
- a CDS encoding GNAT family N-acetyltransferase produces MITLRPLSDIDVINRVILDAAVNDDISDDASKNHELQKLPHAFECLGIYQDEEIKGLFMLVPQNAVTAEIHTCLLLRGKEAFQAGQLLLNYLFSNYQKAISYTPSTNKKALFYALRLGFKKEGVLTQSFLKNGELLDQTLVGLTKGEYLCQLQQR; encoded by the coding sequence ATGATTACATTACGGCCTCTAAGTGATATTGATGTGATTAATCGCGTGATTTTGGATGCTGCAGTCAATGATGATATTTCGGACGATGCATCCAAGAATCACGAATTACAGAAATTACCACACGCCTTTGAATGTCTTGGGATCTACCAAGATGAAGAAATCAAAGGTCTATTCATGCTTGTTCCTCAAAATGCAGTGACAGCAGAAATTCATACATGCTTGTTGCTGCGCGGCAAAGAAGCATTTCAAGCAGGGCAATTACTGCTTAATTACCTATTTAGTAATTATCAAAAAGCAATTTCTTATACACCTTCGACCAATAAAAAAGCCTTGTTTTATGCACTTCGACTTGGATTCAAAAAAGAAGGTGTTTTGACTCAATCATTCTTGAAAAACGGTGAATTGCTTGACCAAACATTGGTAGGCCTAACCAAAGGAGAATACTTATGCCAGTTGCAGCAGCGGTAG
- a CDS encoding kynureninase, protein MKYLILAIVLGLSACAKDPNSKPIYGDELGLPVNCRAYIQVAVNEWRKGAYSTETTMNAIERNCGEHGTLWDYKP, encoded by the coding sequence ATGAAATATTTAATTTTAGCTATTGTTTTAGGTCTAAGTGCTTGCGCAAAGGATCCAAATAGCAAGCCAATTTATGGCGATGAATTAGGGCTGCCAGTTAATTGCAGAGCGTACATTCAGGTTGCTGTGAATGAATGGCGAAAAGGTGCTTATAGCACAGAAACCACAATGAACGCCATTGAAAGAAATTGCGGTGAGCATGGCACACTCTGGGATTATAAGCCCTAA
- a CDS encoding phage tail tip lysozyme produces MSLQQSVMKAFEKAGLSKNQARIITAEVGRENSFDPSVVFGAHTDDSNKKTNVGLLSWQNGREAPLLARLKSKGLYADGKIKQSQAALDEMAKYAVHEINTKPKYAATKKTFLSNPDVDYDTATKVLGTNFIRWRYNDPEYKSGHKNRDDFYRQLGGNPKTWNETKAMVGEIKPPNRKPAQNRINQLVTAYDKQAKASTTKNQINPQQKQNRVNSLLAAFDQQNPERQAAPAGLPDFDENGVIREDQPQQPKPQQAPLSTMDKIIGGLEAGATLATGAVGGAIGQAAGGLHGIAESVVDGTFGTQQGAQNAVNRAGQFANALTYEPNTAAGQRVVGAVGEFIEDTGLDTLPPVLGGGVGTATATLGRASVPVATTAARDVVQAAKPVVAQVVEQAKRPVATVTEAAKNAFNRDTTNTGPAPASIGAAQVDQATVRQALAQDLPVTPELTRGQISRDPAQLKFEVETAKDPDAGAPLRQRYEQQHQAVQQNFDAFIDQTGSQTGGNARDVGLMVDGALQKQMQADKNRVRVAYKKADDSDEAATPVDVTQPVSVLEDGEISIIDYLNSQPELPTTPIITAAKRTAVSLGIAQKADDGSLIPGNPTIKQLEKWRSEINGNVNQEAPNIRQATILKGFIDAHVEPYAGTLYKAARAERKRFGDKWENHTIIKDLTGNKKGTDDRKVAYEKVVDRVIYSGSLDDLRQAKRTIMTSGPEGKQSWSEIQAAVLQNIKDEATKGVAPDGQGNQMISPAALNAQIRKLDDKLDFIFGKQGADKLRALNEVSKTIFTVPASAAINHSNTAATLSAAMDLVLSGMSGFPAPVASALRLSTKHIKDRKIRKRVEDALNPRS; encoded by the coding sequence ATGTCTTTACAACAAAGTGTGATGAAGGCTTTTGAAAAGGCTGGACTAAGCAAAAATCAGGCCCGCATCATCACTGCGGAAGTGGGGCGTGAAAACTCATTTGATCCAAGTGTTGTGTTTGGCGCTCACACCGACGACAGTAATAAAAAAACAAATGTTGGCTTGCTGTCTTGGCAGAATGGTCGTGAAGCACCATTGCTTGCAAGGCTTAAATCAAAGGGCTTGTATGCGGATGGCAAGATTAAGCAAAGTCAGGCTGCACTTGATGAAATGGCAAAATACGCTGTTCATGAGATCAACACAAAGCCTAAATACGCAGCAACAAAGAAAACCTTCTTGTCTAATCCAGATGTTGATTACGATACTGCAACAAAGGTTCTAGGCACAAACTTTATCCGCTGGCGCTACAACGATCCAGAGTACAAATCTGGACACAAGAATCGGGATGATTTTTACAGACAATTAGGCGGCAACCCTAAAACGTGGAATGAAACTAAAGCCATGGTTGGGGAAATCAAGCCACCAAACCGCAAGCCAGCACAAAACCGAATCAACCAACTTGTGACTGCTTATGACAAGCAAGCCAAGGCCAGCACAACCAAAAATCAAATTAATCCACAGCAAAAGCAAAATCGTGTGAATAGCCTATTGGCTGCCTTTGATCAACAGAATCCAGAACGCCAGGCAGCACCAGCCGGATTGCCTGATTTTGATGAAAATGGTGTGATTCGAGAGGATCAGCCACAGCAACCAAAACCACAACAAGCACCATTGAGCACAATGGATAAAATCATCGGTGGCCTTGAGGCTGGTGCAACTCTGGCAACTGGTGCGGTTGGTGGCGCTATTGGTCAGGCTGCAGGCGGTTTGCACGGTATTGCTGAATCTGTCGTTGATGGCACATTTGGTACACAACAAGGCGCTCAAAATGCTGTAAATCGTGCAGGTCAGTTTGCTAATGCTTTGACTTATGAGCCAAACACAGCAGCCGGACAACGTGTTGTAGGTGCAGTGGGTGAGTTTATTGAAGATACTGGTCTTGATACCTTGCCGCCTGTCTTGGGTGGTGGTGTTGGTACTGCTACTGCAACGTTAGGGCGTGCATCTGTGCCAGTGGCAACCACAGCAGCAAGAGATGTTGTTCAGGCAGCCAAACCGGTTGTCGCTCAAGTGGTGGAGCAAGCAAAACGGCCAGTCGCAACGGTGACGGAGGCGGCTAAAAATGCTTTTAATCGCGATACCACAAATACTGGTCCAGCGCCTGCAAGCATAGGTGCCGCCCAAGTGGATCAAGCAACTGTTCGCCAAGCACTGGCTCAAGATTTACCGGTAACACCTGAACTCACCAGAGGGCAGATTAGCCGAGACCCTGCACAGTTAAAATTTGAAGTTGAAACTGCAAAAGACCCGGATGCTGGTGCACCACTTCGCCAGCGTTATGAGCAACAACATCAAGCGGTTCAGCAGAACTTTGATGCTTTCATTGATCAGACAGGCAGTCAGACAGGCGGTAATGCGCGTGATGTTGGTTTAATGGTTGATGGTGCTCTACAGAAGCAAATGCAGGCTGATAAAAATCGGGTGCGTGTTGCTTATAAAAAAGCGGATGATTCGGATGAAGCTGCTACGCCAGTTGATGTGACGCAGCCAGTCAGCGTGCTTGAGGATGGTGAGATATCTATCATTGATTACCTGAATTCACAGCCTGAATTACCAACCACACCAATCATTACAGCAGCCAAGCGTACTGCAGTATCACTTGGGATTGCTCAAAAGGCGGACGATGGCAGCTTAATACCCGGAAACCCCACAATCAAACAGCTTGAAAAATGGCGCTCTGAGATTAACGGAAACGTGAATCAGGAGGCGCCAAACATTCGTCAGGCGACCATCTTAAAAGGTTTCATTGATGCTCACGTAGAACCGTATGCGGGGACACTATACAAGGCTGCCCGGGCAGAACGTAAACGCTTTGGTGATAAGTGGGAAAATCACACCATCATCAAAGATTTAACCGGAAATAAAAAAGGCACCGATGACCGCAAAGTTGCTTATGAAAAAGTTGTAGATCGAGTCATTTACAGCGGCTCTTTAGATGACCTTCGACAAGCCAAGCGAACCATCATGACATCCGGGCCAGAAGGAAAACAATCTTGGAGTGAAATCCAAGCCGCTGTGCTTCAAAACATTAAAGATGAAGCCACCAAAGGTGTTGCACCAGACGGTCAAGGCAACCAGATGATTAGTCCAGCTGCACTTAATGCTCAAATTCGCAAACTTGATGACAAGCTTGATTTCATTTTTGGCAAACAAGGCGCTGATAAGTTACGGGCCTTGAATGAAGTATCCAAAACAATCTTTACTGTTCCAGCTTCAGCAGCGATCAATCACAGCAATACGGCTGCAACACTATCAGCAGCAATGGATTTGGTTTTGTCGGGCATGTCTGGATTCCCAGCACCAGTCGCAAGTGCATTACGCCTCTCAACCAAACACATTAAAGATCGGAAAATTCGCAAGCGTGTAGAAGACGCATTAAACCCACGGAGTTAA
- a CDS encoding glycoside hydrolase family 108 protein has translation MNIEQFLNDLIKREGGYVNIAADRGGATKYGITESVARVNGYKGNMKDLPESLARDIYRKQYWIQPRFDQVNNISPLIAEELLDTGVNCGVGFAKPTLQRALNLLNNQGKGGWSDLAVDGVYGPATLNALKTFLSKRGKEGEKTLWKVLNIMQGNRYIEITERNPSQEQFFFGWISQRVAL, from the coding sequence GTGAATATTGAGCAATTTCTTAACGACTTAATCAAGCGCGAAGGCGGTTATGTAAATATTGCAGCTGACCGTGGTGGCGCTACCAAATACGGTATTACTGAATCAGTAGCTCGGGTAAATGGCTATAAAGGCAATATGAAAGACCTGCCCGAATCTTTAGCGCGTGATATTTATCGAAAGCAATATTGGATTCAGCCACGTTTTGACCAAGTAAATAATATTAGCCCATTGATTGCTGAAGAATTACTAGATACTGGTGTGAACTGTGGTGTTGGTTTTGCTAAACCCACCTTGCAGCGTGCCTTGAATTTACTCAACAACCAAGGCAAAGGTGGCTGGTCTGATTTAGCAGTCGATGGTGTATATGGCCCAGCAACCCTAAATGCATTAAAAACCTTTTTATCTAAGCGTGGTAAAGAGGGTGAAAAGACATTGTGGAAAGTCTTGAATATCATGCAGGGTAATCGCTATATCGAAATCACTGAACGCAACCCAAGCCAAGAGCAATTTTTCTTTGGATGGATCTCACAGCGGGTGGCGCTATGA
- the lysC gene encoding Rz1-like lysis system protein LysC, with amino-acid sequence MTQACQSRNVPALPQIPASLLKPCDEYQPLKDNTMGELLTRYVESLEIGAECAAKVDAYIKIHSDK; translated from the coding sequence ATGACGCAGGCATGTCAATCGCGGAACGTGCCCGCATTGCCGCAAATACCCGCAAGCCTCCTTAAGCCCTGTGATGAGTATCAGCCACTCAAAGACAACACCATGGGTGAATTACTCACTCGATATGTTGAGAGTTTAGAGATTGGTGCTGAATGTGCTGCAAAAGTGGATGCTTATATTAAGATCCATTCAGATAAATAA